A genomic segment from Leptolyngbya boryana PCC 6306 encodes:
- a CDS encoding exopolysaccharide biosynthesis polyprenyl glycosylphosphotransferase, with the protein MVQQRSPIEFVVTQTDSTYLIKLPSMLTVVEAVAFRTKCRELIEAHPTVTKLILDFAQTTFIDSSAIGALVMCLKATKSRQIEMALWSVRPEILAILALADLDRQFTIEPGTAPLDPVLIQPAVESTHPSIQSRTKRLIDIAGALVGLTITALVFVPIAIAIKLDSPGSVLFSQTRCGHLGRHFRVWKFRSMVTDAEQLKSQVQNENEGAFFKNAKDPRITKVGQFLRKTSLDELPQFWNVLRGEMSLVGTRPPLPEEVERYEIPNWQRLDVKPGITGEWQVHGRSQIRNFEEVIQLDLRYQQRWSLKYDLQLILKTVAVLLKKGSAF; encoded by the coding sequence ATGGTTCAACAGCGCTCTCCTATTGAATTTGTCGTCACCCAAACAGATAGTACGTATCTGATTAAACTTCCGTCCATGCTCACTGTTGTCGAAGCAGTTGCTTTCCGGACAAAATGTCGGGAATTGATCGAAGCCCATCCAACTGTCACAAAGCTGATTCTTGATTTTGCGCAGACGACTTTCATTGATAGTAGCGCGATCGGTGCTTTAGTGATGTGCCTTAAAGCAACGAAAAGCCGTCAGATTGAGATGGCACTTTGGAGCGTTCGACCTGAGATTTTAGCAATTCTCGCTTTAGCGGATCTCGATCGACAATTTACTATCGAGCCTGGAACTGCTCCTTTAGACCCTGTTCTGATTCAGCCTGCGGTCGAATCGACACATCCATCCATTCAGTCTCGTACCAAACGACTTATTGATATTGCTGGAGCATTAGTTGGGCTGACCATTACAGCGCTTGTGTTTGTGCCGATTGCGATCGCGATTAAGCTAGATAGTCCGGGTTCGGTTTTATTTTCTCAAACTCGCTGTGGACATTTGGGACGGCACTTTCGCGTTTGGAAGTTTCGTTCAATGGTCACTGACGCAGAACAATTAAAATCTCAAGTTCAAAATGAGAATGAAGGCGCATTTTTCAAGAATGCGAAAGATCCGAGAATTACTAAGGTCGGACAGTTTTTGCGAAAAACAAGCTTAGATGAGCTACCGCAGTTCTGGAATGTGTTGCGGGGTGAAATGAGTCTAGTAGGGACTCGTCCACCCTTACCCGAAGAGGTTGAGCGGTATGAAATTCCAAATTGGCAGCGCCTTGATGTGAAACCGGGAATTACAGGTGAGTGGCAGGTGCATGGTCGATCGCAGATCCGCAACTTTGAGGAGGTAATTCAGCTTGATCTACGCTATCAGCAACGCTGGAGCTTGAAATATGATTTACAACTGATCTTGAAAACAGTAGCTGTTCTACTAAAGAAAGGCAGTGCATTTTAA
- a CDS encoding PTPA-CTERM sorting domain-containing protein has protein sequence MATSLQKGGFALFLTAAASLSTIAPAHAAIVTVNNSGNWINGTDTLANLGLNLVSIPNGAEAFGVYLDKISSPLGDIEFSPSVVKRPIGPNQATDWLTWSNGYQGEVYAAYNTTTLNLKLPNLIAFDFYAEPNVLDSFTISAIAQSGVVSDVLAQSINGNAGAQYFGFYSDDPLDPIQSIQISAPETANGFAIAQMRGARASSATVPSPALLPGMIVMGLGMWRKYRSKSDLG, from the coding sequence ATGGCTACCTCGCTTCAGAAAGGCGGATTTGCCCTGTTTCTCACGGCGGCTGCAAGTTTAAGCACGATCGCACCTGCCCATGCCGCGATTGTCACGGTCAATAATTCTGGTAATTGGATCAATGGAACAGATACCCTAGCCAATTTAGGACTCAATCTCGTTTCAATCCCAAATGGTGCAGAGGCCTTTGGAGTTTATTTAGACAAGATCAGTTCACCACTCGGTGACATTGAATTTAGCCCCAGTGTTGTTAAGCGACCCATCGGCCCCAATCAAGCAACAGATTGGCTCACTTGGAGTAATGGCTATCAGGGCGAAGTTTATGCGGCCTATAACACCACAACGCTCAACCTGAAGTTACCCAATCTCATCGCGTTTGATTTTTATGCTGAGCCGAACGTATTGGATTCGTTTACGATTTCTGCGATCGCCCAAAGCGGGGTCGTTTCTGATGTCCTAGCTCAGTCGATCAATGGCAACGCAGGGGCACAGTATTTCGGCTTTTACTCCGATGATCCGCTTGATCCAATTCAGTCGATTCAGATTAGTGCTCCGGAGACAGCAAATGGATTTGCGATCGCACAGATGCGAGGTGCGAGAGCTTCCTCAGCCACGGTTCCTTCTCCCGCTCTCCTTCCTGGAATGATTGTCATGGGCTTAGGGATGTGGCGAAAATATCGGTCAAAATCCGATTTAGGCTAG
- a CDS encoding ATP-binding protein, producing the protein MTHLKTMGGAIYFDRLMMQSDLTAIAQILRWFEQFRRPPLSQAAWLQGQIALVEGFTNAVRHAHTALPLHTLIQLEAGLYPDHLEIRIWDQGSPFDLEDLLDQVEQEYPNPLEHSEHWGGTLFKKLRDQHQWEIEYHCVRERVNCLCLVKKCDNS; encoded by the coding sequence ATGACGCATTTAAAGACGATGGGGGGTGCGATTTACTTTGATCGATTGATGATGCAAAGCGATTTAACTGCGATTGCTCAAATTCTCCGCTGGTTTGAACAATTCCGACGACCGCCGCTTTCTCAAGCAGCTTGGCTGCAAGGTCAGATTGCTTTAGTTGAAGGCTTTACGAATGCGGTGCGTCATGCCCATACTGCTCTGCCGCTCCATACGCTCATTCAACTAGAAGCCGGGTTGTATCCGGATCACTTGGAGATTCGGATTTGGGATCAAGGTTCACCATTTGATCTAGAAGACCTGCTCGATCAAGTTGAACAAGAGTATCCGAATCCTTTAGAGCATAGCGAGCATTGGGGCGGGACTTTGTTCAAGAAGCTGCGCGATCAGCATCAATGGGAGATTGAATACCACTGCGTCCGAGAAAGAGTGAACTGTCTCTGCTTAGTCAAAAAATGCGACAATAGCTAG
- a CDS encoding NIL domain-containing protein gives MKKRVTLTFPKRSVQMPVTYRLAKDFNVAANIIRAQVAPNQVGKLVVELSGDIDQLDASIDWMRSQDIHVSFASREITIDEDICVHCGLCTGVCPTEALTLDPQTFRLTFTRSRCIVCEQCIPTCPVQAISTTF, from the coding sequence GTGAAAAAACGAGTCACCCTAACGTTTCCGAAACGGTCTGTGCAAATGCCCGTGACCTATCGATTAGCTAAAGATTTCAATGTGGCAGCGAATATTATTCGCGCTCAGGTTGCGCCGAATCAAGTGGGTAAATTAGTGGTCGAATTGTCAGGAGATATTGATCAACTCGATGCCTCGATCGATTGGATGCGATCGCAGGATATTCACGTCTCATTTGCCAGTCGCGAAATTACGATCGATGAAGATATCTGTGTACATTGCGGACTGTGTACGGGAGTTTGCCCGACAGAGGCATTAACGCTCGATCCACAGACGTTTCGATTGACCTTTACACGATCGCGCTGTATCGTCTGTGAGCAATGTATTCCCACTTGTCCAGTCCAAGCGATTTCTACAACGTTCTAA
- a CDS encoding SpoIIE family protein phosphatase produces the protein MFRILVIDDDQLIRKLLKKLLQNQGYEVFEATSGEEGLTLISSICPALILCNWDLPGIDGVSVCRALKADPNWSDIYVVLLNAQPSAEHHIKALDQGANDFLSKPFQISELSARLRAGLRVYQAFQEQRRLTQALKVQQERLESEIAEAADYVRSLLPTPMNDKVMTRSQFLPSRQLGGDCFDYHWLDADFLAMYLLDVSGHGLGAALVSVSIQNILRAQILPGTNFYQPGLVLTALNEAFASGQADNWDADTPERYFTIWYGVYNYSKQLLMYASAGHPPALVLSGQSPHHQVHRLRTPGTPIGMFPDTKYKTQFFRVEQESTLYLFSDGIYEFMQPNGEIWNLNSFIDVVNQCHRSDSIDNSEAIIQTVQDLTGSKDFDDDCSLLQIKLK, from the coding sequence ATGTTCCGAATCCTAGTGATTGACGATGATCAATTAATCCGTAAACTTCTAAAAAAACTTCTGCAAAATCAAGGTTATGAAGTCTTTGAGGCAACCAGTGGAGAAGAAGGGTTAACACTCATTTCCTCGATTTGTCCTGCACTGATTCTCTGCAACTGGGATTTACCCGGAATTGATGGGGTTTCAGTCTGTCGAGCCTTAAAAGCTGATCCAAATTGGTCGGATATTTATGTTGTTCTACTCAATGCTCAGCCATCAGCAGAACATCACATTAAAGCTCTCGATCAAGGAGCCAATGATTTTCTCTCAAAGCCGTTCCAGATCAGTGAACTCAGTGCTAGATTACGCGCAGGGCTGCGCGTTTACCAGGCATTTCAAGAACAGCGGAGACTCACTCAAGCATTAAAAGTTCAGCAAGAGCGCTTAGAGTCAGAAATTGCTGAAGCAGCGGACTATGTGCGATCGCTCTTACCCACGCCGATGAATGATAAGGTCATGACGCGATCGCAGTTTCTTCCGTCTCGACAGCTTGGCGGAGACTGCTTTGACTATCATTGGCTCGATGCTGATTTTCTAGCAATGTACTTACTGGATGTCTCTGGACATGGCTTAGGAGCCGCATTGGTGTCTGTGTCGATCCAGAATATTCTCCGCGCTCAAATCTTACCTGGAACTAACTTCTATCAACCCGGATTAGTGCTGACTGCCTTAAACGAAGCTTTTGCTTCCGGGCAGGCAGACAATTGGGACGCTGACACACCGGAGCGCTATTTCACAATCTGGTATGGAGTCTACAACTATTCCAAGCAACTTCTGATGTACGCGAGTGCAGGGCATCCTCCTGCACTGGTGCTGTCTGGGCAATCTCCTCATCATCAAGTACATCGTCTCAGAACACCCGGAACTCCGATCGGGATGTTTCCAGACACTAAGTACAAAACTCAATTCTTCAGAGTAGAGCAAGAAAGTACTCTCTACCTTTTTAGTGATGGCATCTATGAATTCATGCAGCCGAATGGCGAAATCTGGAATCTCAATAGCTTTATTGATGTCGTGAATCAGTGTCACCGCTCAGACTCGATCGATAACTCAGAAGCTATCATTCAGACGGTTCAAGATCTCACAGGAAGCAAAGATTTTGATGATGATTGCTCGTTGCTTCAGATCAAATTGAAGTAA
- a CDS encoding ParA family protein, whose product MTYTIAMTNMKGGVGKTTMSVNLATCLAKFHQKRVLLVDLDTQISATLSLMTPADFAKLRNDKRTLRHLIHRAILSDPKLPQIVPDAIHKYVCQVKGFDLLPGDIDLYDEFLVSQMLHKTAVQKGQADFEQVWNEFEKNLIRQVLDPIAKDYDLIILDCAPGYNLITRSALLASNFYLIPAKPEPLSLIGIQLLERRLAKLKETHKTDTEQVELELLGIAFSLSGNLLTSRYHGQVMKRLNEDFSEAKLFKTRIPSDVNVSKAIDSFTPVVLNNPGTSGSRAFAMLAQELLQKLSLLTRTSQAASKNLSLAALD is encoded by the coding sequence ATGACTTATACGATCGCAATGACCAACATGAAGGGCGGCGTGGGCAAAACCACGATGTCTGTGAATTTGGCGACTTGTTTAGCAAAGTTTCACCAGAAGCGGGTGTTGCTCGTCGATTTGGATACGCAGATCAGCGCGACCTTGAGTTTGATGACTCCTGCCGATTTTGCCAAGCTACGGAATGATAAGCGTACCTTGAGGCATTTAATTCATCGTGCGATTCTGTCTGATCCGAAACTCCCCCAAATCGTTCCCGATGCCATCCACAAGTATGTGTGTCAAGTAAAAGGGTTTGATCTTTTGCCAGGAGATATTGATCTCTATGATGAGTTTTTAGTCTCTCAAATGTTGCACAAAACGGCCGTGCAGAAAGGTCAAGCAGATTTTGAGCAAGTCTGGAATGAATTTGAAAAGAATCTGATTCGGCAAGTACTAGACCCGATCGCGAAAGATTACGATTTGATCATTCTCGATTGTGCGCCGGGATATAACTTGATTACTCGGAGTGCATTACTCGCGAGTAATTTTTATCTGATTCCAGCCAAGCCAGAACCTCTTTCTCTGATTGGAATTCAACTTCTAGAACGTCGGCTTGCTAAGCTCAAAGAAACTCACAAAACGGATACTGAGCAAGTGGAATTAGAACTGCTCGGCATTGCCTTTTCGCTCTCTGGCAATCTATTGACGAGTCGCTATCACGGACAGGTGATGAAGCGATTGAATGAAGATTTTAGTGAGGCGAAGCTGTTTAAAACGCGAATTCCATCCGATGTTAATGTCTCGAAAGCGATCGATAGTTTTACTCCGGTTGTCCTCAATAATCCAGGAACTTCAGGATCAAGAGCCTTTGCAATGTTAGCTCAAGAATTGCTCCAAAAGCTCTCGCTTCTGACTCGCACAAGTCAGGCAGCGTCGAAAAATCTCTCGTTAGCAGCTTTAGACTAA
- a CDS encoding STAS domain-containing protein: MSLPVKVIQLSGILSHTQAKQFRQEIADLIEAGTVEVLIDFEQVTFMDSAGLGVLVSILKLVNGADGTVSLCSIRQEVKMLLDLADVAQFFEIFPNQEAFYQAKANYSPI, translated from the coding sequence ATGAGTTTACCTGTCAAAGTTATTCAACTCAGTGGCATTCTGAGTCACACTCAGGCAAAACAGTTTAGACAAGAAATCGCTGATCTGATTGAAGCAGGCACGGTCGAGGTGTTGATCGATTTTGAGCAAGTGACTTTTATGGATAGTGCTGGATTGGGAGTGCTGGTCAGTATCCTGAAGCTTGTGAATGGAGCAGATGGAACCGTTTCACTCTGCTCCATTCGACAAGAGGTCAAGATGCTGCTGGACTTAGCAGATGTGGCTCAGTTCTTTGAAATTTTTCCCAATCAAGAAGCGTTTTACCAAGCCAAAGCAAACTATTCCCCAATCTGA
- the leuD gene encoding 3-isopropylmalate dehydratase small subunit, with product MVSEVRTIAGGGIPLVGNDIDTDRIIPARFLRCVTFDGLGAQVFADDRKQLNGQHPFDLPQYQGAKVLVVNGNFGCGSSREHAPQAIAKWGISAIVGESFAEIFFGNCVAIGIPCVTAEPSVTSQLQALLAENPQLQVTVDLDQMQVRCGEFTGAISMPEGARQMLTCGTWDACGQLVAQAEQIRATAANLPYVAWGQAS from the coding sequence ATGGTGAGCGAAGTTAGAACGATCGCAGGTGGCGGTATTCCATTGGTAGGCAATGATATTGATACCGATCGCATTATTCCGGCTCGTTTTTTGCGCTGTGTGACGTTTGATGGATTGGGAGCGCAAGTTTTTGCGGACGATCGTAAACAGTTAAATGGTCAGCACCCGTTTGATTTGCCGCAATATCAAGGTGCAAAAGTTTTAGTGGTCAATGGCAATTTCGGTTGCGGATCGAGCCGAGAACATGCTCCCCAAGCGATCGCAAAGTGGGGAATTAGCGCGATCGTGGGTGAGAGCTTTGCCGAAATCTTTTTTGGCAATTGCGTCGCGATCGGGATTCCTTGTGTGACGGCTGAGCCGAGTGTCACTAGCCAGCTTCAAGCCTTGTTAGCAGAGAATCCACAGCTTCAGGTGACGGTAGATTTGGATCAGATGCAGGTGCGATGCGGTGAGTTTACAGGCGCGATTTCGATGCCAGAAGGAGCACGACAAATGCTGACTTGTGGAACTTGGGATGCGTGTGGGCAGTTAGTCGCACAGGCAGAACAGATTCGGGCAACAGCGGCAAATTTGCCTTATGTCGCTTGGGGACAGGCGAGCTAG